One region of Miscanthus floridulus cultivar M001 chromosome 19, ASM1932011v1, whole genome shotgun sequence genomic DNA includes:
- the LOC136525643 gene encoding uncharacterized protein: protein MLRKARLENIKKALDCGEIESGTGLHQEMGLSRPGDTRWGSHYKTICSILTMYESIHDVLVDLGDDPTYKDDWTKIHFVTGAFETFEFVFFVHLMYIILGYTNELSECLQRREQDILNAISLVNVAKKRMQQLRSDGWNTFLEKVTSFCDKHGVDVPAMDDVYVPYGKSTRKARARKQTNDDHFRREVYIGVIDQISQELDNRFDEINMELLSCMVAFNPSKSFESFDAQKLRRLAEFYPKNFSKNNLRRLELQLDNYIDDIKQDDRFKGLENIVDLSVKLVQTKRHKVYDMVYELLKLVLLLPVATASVERVFSALVLVKTKTRNKMGDSLLDDCLVTFIERDIFFEVDEDDIIETFMSLRTRRINSSAR, encoded by the coding sequence ATGCTTAGAAAAGCTAGGCTTGAGAAtatcaagaaagcacttgacTGTGGTGAAATTGAATCTGGAACTGGATTACATCAAGAAATGGGTTTGTCTAGGCCTGGAGATACTCGATGGGGATCTCATTACAAAACTATATGCAGCATCCTTACTATGTATGAATCAATCCATGATGTACTGGTTGATCTTGGGGATGATCCTACATATAAGGATGATTGGACCAAAATACATTTTGTGACGGGAGCATTTGAGacctttgagtttgttttctttgtaCATTTAATGTATATTATTCTTGGATACACGAATGAGTTATCTGAGTGTCTACAAAGAAGGGAGCAAGATATTCTCAATGCAATAtcacttgttaatgtggcaaagaAAAGAATGCAACAATTGAGGTCTGATGGTTGGAATACTTTTCTTGAGAAGGTCACCTCATTTTGTGATAAACATGGTGTTGATGTTCCTGCTATGGATGATGTTTATGTTCCTTATGGAAAATCAACAAGAAAAGCTCGTGCTCGAAAGCAAACCAATGATGATCACTTCAGAAGAGAAGTATAtattggtgtcattgatcaaataAGTCAAGAACTTGATAATCGATTTGATGAGATCAATATGGAGTTGTTGTCTTGTATGGTGGCATTCAATCCTTCTAAATCGTTTGAGTCTTTTGATGCGCAGAAGCTACGCAGACTAGCTGAGTTCTACCCAAAGAACTTCTCAAAAAATAATTTGCGCAGACTTGAATTGCAGCtagataattatattgatgacatcaagCAGGATGATAGATTCAAAGGTCTAGAAaatattgttgatctctcagttaagcttgttCAAACGAAGAGACATAAAGTGTATGATATGGTTTATGAGCTTCTCAAATTGGTGCTGCTTCTACCTGTGGCAACAGCaagtgttgaaagggtattttctgcatTGGTTTTAGTGAAAACAAAAACCCGAAACAAGATGGGAGATAGTCTTCTGGATGATTGTCTCGTCACTTTCATTGAGCGAgatattttctttgaagttgatgaagatgacATAATTGAGACATTTATGTCCCTTCGAACGCGTCGAATAAACTCATCAGCAAGATAA
- the LOC136528839 gene encoding heparanase-like protein 3, producing the protein MAAAGTQQLGRLLGGLWFLAALLRPGGAAAALATVDARRAVAATGEDFVCATLDWWPPDKCDYGTCAWGRAGLLNLDLSNKVLLNAVRAFSPPLVLRLGGSLQDKVVYGTADLGGRPCAPFAKNVSEMHGFTQGCLPLRRWDELNAFFQKSGAKIVFGLNALNGRVPLPDGSVGGPWDYTNAASLIRYTANKGYRIHGWELGNELSGTGVGTRVGVDQYAADVIALKKLVDDIYRSNPSRPLVLAPGGFFDRAWFSQLVVKTKPNLLNVITHHIYNLGPGNDTHLIDKILNPSTLDGMIGTFSDLQGMLKSAGTSTVAWVGEAGGAYNSGRHLVTDAFVFSFWFLDQLGMSAKYDTKSYCRQSLIGGNYGLLNTTTFQPNPDYYSALLWHRLMGTKVLATTFSGTNKIRAYAHCARDSPGITLLLINLSGNTTTQVSVTTQGAVAAHKHGARKHVSGRKFRHIHAPSFTGVDDAATGAVRDEYHLTPRDGNLRSQVMLLNGKALATDAAGNIPTLEAVNVDAAQPIAVAPYSIVFARISHFNAPACS; encoded by the exons ATGGCCGCCGCGGGGACACAGCAGCTGGGTCGGCTTCTCGGCGGTCTCTGGTTCCTGGCCGCGTTGCTGCGgccgggcggcgcggcggcggcattGGCCACGGTCGATGCGCGGCGCGCCGTCGCGGCGACCGGGGAGGACTTCGTGTGCGCGACATTGGACTGGTGGCCGCCGGACAAGTGCGACTACGGCACCTGCGCCTGGGGCCGCGCCGGCCTGCTCAACCTG GATCTCTCCAACAAGGTCCTGCTCAATGCCGTCAGAG CCTTCTCGCCGCCGCTGGTGCTCCGCCTGGGAGGGTCGCTGCAGGACAAGGTGGTGTACGGCACGGCCGACCTCGGCGGGCGGCCGTGCGCGCCGTTCGCCAAGAACGTGTCGGAGATGCATGGCTTCACGCAGGGCTGCCTGCCCCTGCGCAGGTGGGACGAGCTCAACGCCTTCTTCCAGAAATCTGG TGCCAAGATTGTGTTCGGGCTCAACGCGCTAAATGGCCGCGTTCCGTTGCCGGATGGATCCGTGGGAGGGCCATGGGATTACACCAATGCGGCGTCACTGATTCGGTACACAGCAAACAAGGGCTACCGAATTCATGGATGGGAGCTTG GAAATGAACTCAGTGGTACTGGAGTCGGAACACGGGTTGGCGTGGACCAATATGCTGCGGATGTGATCGCCCTAAAAAAATTAGTCGACGACATATACCGAAGCAATCCATCAAGACCATTGGTGCTTGCTCCTGGAGGCTTCTTTGACCGAGCCTGGTTTAGCCAACTTGTTGTCAAAACCAAGCCAAATCTACTGAATGTGATCACCCACCACATTTACAATTTAGGACCAG GAAATGACACGCATCTGATTGACAAGATTCTCAATCCATCAACCCTCGACGGAATGATAGGCACATTCAGCGATCTTCAGGGGATGCTGAAATCCGCAGGAACATCGACCGTCGCATGGGTTGGGGAAGCTGGAGGCGCTTACAACAGCGGACGGCACCTTGTCACTGATGCATTTGTGTTCAGCTTCTG GTTTTTAGATCAGCTTGGGATGTCAGCAAAGTATGACACAAAGAGCTACTGCAGACAGAGTTTGATTGGTGGCAACTACGGCCTGCTAAATACCACAACGTTCCAACCAAACCCTGACTATTACAG TGCTTTACTGTGGCATCGCCTCATGGGAACCAAAGTTCTAGCAACAACATTCAGCGGCACGAACAAGATCCGCGCATATGCACACTGCGCAAGAGATTCA CCAGGAATCACTCTACTGCTGATCAACCTCAGCGGCAACACGACGACCCAAGTCTCAGTGACAACCCAAGGGGCCGTCGCGGCGCACAAGCATGGTGCAAGGAAGCACGTCAGCGGCAGAAAGTTCCGGCACATCCACGCCCCCAGCTTCACCGGCGTCGACGACGCGGCGACCGGCGCCGTGAGAGACGAGTACCATCTCACCCCCAGGGACGGCAACCTGAGGAGCCAGGTCATGCTGCTGAACGGCAAGGCGTTGGCCACCGACGCGGCAGGGAACATTCCGACACTGGAGGCTGTCAATGTGGATGCCGCACAGCCCATCGCTGTGGCGCCGTACTCCATCGTGTTCGCTCGCATTTCACATTTCAATGCCCCGGCATGTAGTTAG
- the LOC136527226 gene encoding protein NUCLEAR FUSION DEFECTIVE 4-like, giving the protein MRGPASVRAGRRPPWLGLGAAAWVQVAGGASSTFALYSHALKVALGADQSRLALLGVACDVGENLGLLPGVLCNRLHPALLLLIGAGACLLGYGTAWLLVSGVAPALPYWLIWFALCLATNGGAWLATAVLVTNMRNFPLSRGAVAGILKGYSGLSAAVYTAIYTGVLRDSPINLLLFLTLGIPAVCLLAMYFVQPCEPSLVETNAEQVHFLFAQMASILLGVYLVGATILDHVVTLNDIMNYSLLVIMVLLIFAPLAIPLKMTLFPKKKRPSDSHSPTTDNDHTESLLPSSSESNLGNLEEDDSFDIDILLAEGEGAIKPKRRRPRRGEDFRFREAILKADLWLLFAICFVGIGSGITVVNNLAQIGIAAGAVDTTISLSVFSFCNFFGRLGGGAVSEYLVRSRTLPRSVLIICTQVVMIVTYLLFALGQLATLYVSVALLGICYGVLLSVIISTSSELFGLKHFGKIFNFIILANPVGAYLFNTLAGYVYDLEVEKQHATTSGSDIACHGPDCFRLTFCVLSGTACLGTLLSTVLTVRVRPVYQMLYAGGSFSQPRNSAH; this is encoded by the exons ATGCGGGGGCCGGCGTCAGTGAGGGCGGGGAGACGGCCGCCGTGGCTGGGGCTAGGGGCGGCGGCGTGGGTGCAGGTCGCGGGCGGCGCCAGCTCTACGTTCGCGCTCTACTCGCACGCGCTCAAGGTCGCCCTCGGCGCCGACCAGAGCCGCCTCGCGCTGCTCGGGGTCGCCTGCGACGTCGGCGAGAACCTCGGCCTGCTCCCGGGGGTGCTCTGCAACCGCCTCCACCCGGCGCTGCTCCTCCTCATCGGCGCCGGCGCGTGCCTGCTCGGGTACGGCACCGCCTGGCTCCTCGTCTCCGGCGTCGCGCCCGCGCTGCCCTACTGGCTG ATATGGTTTGCGTTATGTCTTGCTACCAATGGTGGTGCATGGTTGGCGACTGCCGTTCTAGTGACCAACATGAGGAACTTCCCACTCAGCAGAGGTGCTGTTGCTGGCATTCTGAAAGGGTACTCGGGTTTAAGTGCCGCTGTTTACACCGCAATATACACTGGAGTGCTCCGTGATTCTCCCATCAACCTTTTGCTCTTTCTCACTCTCGGAATTCCTGCTGTGTGCCTTCTGGCAATGTACTTTGTTCAGCCTTGTGAACCCTCTCTGGTGGAGACGAATGCAGAGCAAGTCCATTTTTTGTTTGCACAAATGGCGAGCATTCTTCTTGGGGTTTATCTGGTTGGGGCTACGATATTGGATCATGTCGTGACTCTCAATGACATTATGAACTATTCTCTGCTTGTCATTATGGTTCTTCTCATTTTTGCTCCCCTGGCAATACCATTGAAGATGACTTTATTCCCGAAGAAAAAACGCCCATCAGATTCACACTCTCCAACAACTGATAATGATCACACAGAATCACTTTTGCCTTCTTCCTCCGAATCAAACCTTGGTAATCTTGAAGAAGATGATTCCTTTGACATTGATATTCTCTTAGCTGAGGGTGAAGGTGCTATAAAGCCGaagagaagaagaccaagaaGGGGAGAAGATTTCAGGTTTCGTGAAGCAATACTGAAGGCTGATCTCTGGCTTCTCTTTGCAATATGCTTTGTTGGGATTGGATCTGGAATCACTGTTGTTAATAATCTAGCACAAATAGGAATTGCTGCAGGTGCTGTCGACACAACCATCTCACTCTCTGTCTTCAGTTTCTGCAATTTTTTTGGCCGGCtgggaggtggtgctgtttctgaGTATCTTGTCAG GTCAAGGACACTTCCACGAAGTGTTCTGATCATATGCACCCAAGTCGTGATGATAGTTACATACCTGCTCTTTGCATTGGGTCAGCTTGCCACACTTTACGTCTCTGTCGCCTTACTTGGCATATGTTATGGTGTCCTGCTCTCCGTGATAATCTCAACCTCATCAGAGCTCTTCGGACTAAAGCACTTTGGAAAGATATTCAACTTCATCATATTAGCGAATCCAGTAGGCGCATACCTGTTTAACACCCTTGCGGGATATGTCTACGATCTCGAAGTGGAAAAGCAGCATGCCACAACATCAGGGTCGGATATTGCATGTCATGGCCCTGATTGCTTCAGACTCACGTTTTGTGTCCTCTCCGGCACGGCTTGCTTGGGCACATTGCTGAGCACGGTTCTGACAGTGAGGGTTCGGCCAGTGTATCAGATGCTGTATGCGGGGGGATCCTTCAGCCAGCCCAGGAACTCTGCACATTGA
- the LOC136528838 gene encoding pyrophosphate-energized vacuolar membrane proton pump codes for MAILSALATEVFIPVAAVIGIAFAVVQWVIVSRVKLSPAAASAGGGKNGYGDYLIEEEEGLNDHNVVVKCAEIQKAISEGATSFLFTEYQYVGIFMSIFAVVIFLFLGSVEGFSTKSQPCTYSKDKYCKPALFTALFSTVSFLLGAITSLVSGFLGMKIATYANARTTLEARKGVGKAFITAFRSGAVMGFLLASSGLLVLYITINVFKLYYGDDWEGLFESITGYGLGGSSMALFGRVGGGIYTKAADVGADLVGKVERNIPEDDPRNPAVIADNVGDNVGDIAGMGSDLFGSYAESSCAALVVASISSFGIDHDFTGMCYPLLVSSVGIIVCLITTLFATDFFEVKAVKEIEPALKKQLIISTALMTVGIAVISWLALPAKFTIYNFGTQKDVSNWGLFFCVAIGLWAGLIIGFVTEYYTSNAYSPVQDVADSCRTGAATNVIFGLALGYKSVIIPIFAIAVSIYVSFSIAAMYGIAVAALGMLSTIATGLAIDAYGPISDNAGGIAEMAGMSHRIRERTDALDAAGNTTAAIGKGFAIGSAALVSLALFGAFVSRAGVTVVDVLSPKVFIGLIVGAMLPYWFSAMTMKSVGSAALKMVEEVRRQFNTIPGLMEGTAKPDYATCVKISTDASIKEMIPPGALVMLTPLIVGTLFGVETLSGVLAGALVSGVQIAISASNTGGAWDNAKKYIEAGASEHARTLGPKGSDCHKAAVIGDTIGDPLKDTSGPSLNILIKLMAVESLVFAPFFATQGGILFKYL; via the exons ATGGCGATCCTCTCGGCGCTCGCCACCGAGGTGTTCATCCCCGTCGCCGCCGTCATCGGCATCGCCTTCGCCGTCGTGCAGTGGGTGATCGTGTCGCGGGTGAAGCTCTCCCCGGCCGCCGCGTCCGCCGGCGGCGGCAAGAACGGCTACGGCGACTACCTcatcgaggaggaggaggggctcAACGACCACAACGTCGTCGTCAAGTGCGCCGAGATCCAGAAAGCTATCTCCGAAG GAGCAACATCCTTTCTTTTCACTGAGTACCAATATGTTGGTATCTTCATGTCTATCTTCGCTGTTGTGATCTTCCTCTTCCTTGGTTCGGTTGAGGGATTCAGCACGAAGAGCCAGCCCTGCACCTATAGCAAGGACAAGTACTGCAAGCCTGCACTGTTCACTGCACTCTTTAGCACTGTGTCCTTCTTGCTTGGAGCCATCACCTCTCTGGTATCTGGTTTCCTTGGCATGAAGATTGCCACATATGCGAATGCTAGAACTACCCTGGAAGCTAGGAAGGGTGTTGGCAAGGCTTTTATCACTGCTTTCCGCTCTGGCGCTGTTATGGGTTTCCTGCTTGCATCAAGTGGGCTTCTGGTTCTGTACATCACCATTAATGTATTTAAGTTGTATTACGGTGATGACTGGGAGGGTCTTTTTGAGTCCATCACTGGCTATGGCCTTGGTGGGTCATCCATGGCTCTCTTCGGGAGAGTTGGTGGAGGCATCTACACAAAGGCTGCTGATGTTGGCGCCGATCTTGTTGGAAAGGTCGAGAGGAACATTCCTGAGGATGATCCTAGGAACCCAGCT GTGATTGCTGATAATGTTGGTGACAATGTTGGTGACATTGCTGGAATGGGATCTGATCTCTTTGGTTCATATGCCGAATCTTCCTGTGCTGCCCTTGTTGTTGCGTCTATTTCATCTTTCGGAATCGACCATGATTTCACTGGGATGTGCTACCCACTCCTTGTTAGCTCTGTTGGTATCATCGTCTGCTTGATCACCACCCTGTTTGCTACTGATTTCTTTGAGGTCAAGGCTGTGAAAGAAATTGAGCCTGCACTtaagaagcagctcatcatctCCACCGCCCTGATGACTGTTGGTATTGCTGTAATCAGCTGGTTGGCCCTTCCAGCTAAGTTCACCATCTACAACTTCGGTACCCAGAAGGATGTCTCCAACTG GGGCTTGTTCTTCTGTGTTGCAATTGGTCTGTGGGCTGGTCTGATTATTGGTTTTGTCACAGAATACTACACTAGCAATGCATACAG TCCTGTGCAAGATGTCGCGGATTCGTGCAGAACTGGTGCTGCCACTAATGTCATTTTTGGTCTCGCTCTTGGATACAAGTCAGTTATCATCCCGATTTTCGCTATCGCTGTTAGCATCTATGTCAGTTTCTCCATTGCTGCAATGTACGGCATCGCAGTTGCCGCTCTTGGTATGCTGAGCACAATCGCAACTGGTCTTGCTATTGATGCTTATGGTCCCATCAGTGACAATGCTGGTGGTATTGCTGAGATGGCTGGAATGAGCCACAGAATCCGTGAGAGAACTGATGCTCTTGATGCTGCTGGCAACACAACTGCCGCTATTGGAAAG GGATTTGCCATTGGTTCAGCTGCTCTTGTGTCCCTGGCGCTTTTTGGCGCCTTCGTCAGCAGAGCTGGAGTGACTGTTGTCGATGTCCTCTCCCCCAAGGTTTTCATTGGTTTGATTGTTGGAGCCATGCTTCCCTACTGGTTCTCTGCCATGACCATGAAGAGTGTTGGAAGTGCCGCCCTGAAGATGGTGGAGGAGGTCCGCAGGCAGTTCAACACCATTCCTGGGTTGATGGAGGGAACTGCCAAGCCTGATTATGCAACATGTGTGAAGATCTCCACTGATGCTTCCATCAAGGAGATGATTCCTCCGGGTGCTCTGGTCATGCTCACTCCCCTCATTGTTGGAACCCTCTTCGGTGTTGAGACTCTTTCTGGCGTTCTTGCTGGTGCCCTGGTTTCTGGAGTGCAG ATTGCCATCTCTGCTTCCAACACCGGTGGTGCATGGGACAATGCCAAGAAGTACATTGAG GCTGGTGCCAGCGAGCATGCGAGGACCCTTGGCCCCAAGGGATCTGACTGCCACAAGGCTGCTGTGATCGGTGACACCATTGGTGACCCCCTGAAGGACACCTCGGGCCCGTCCCTCAACATCCTCATCAAGCTCATGGCCGTGGAGTCCCTTGTGTTTGCCCCCTTCTTCGCCACCCAAGGTGGCATTCTGTTCAAGTACCTGTAA
- the LOC136529526 gene encoding uncharacterized protein, which produces MDWYAWLCRAGLHPDVALEYALLFARNELGADDVRHLDHEFLLSMGVAVAKHRLEILKLARKDPSSSSSSHGGRATAVAAAAAITVVLPWRATRLLSAAVHRSARSALARLRASVSHSRGRDRDRAAAVLATPRLLPLLRHRGGRVAHSSWTKIASPVAVRGGGKLPLPMLTHVVGKPVLLTNSCADKWRGNGGAAVRTVPAPSGSIAACLMSMDVCSCDEDEEGDGSGSDVEVVVDVGGEEMRWESMFQDLKPT; this is translated from the coding sequence ATGGACTGGTACGCGTGGCTCTGCAGGGCGGGGCTGCACCCGGACGTGGCGCTCGAGTACGCGCTGCTGTTCGCGCGCAACGAGCTCGGCGCCGACGACGTGCGCCACCTGGACCAcgagttcctcctcagcatggGCGTCGCCGTCGCCAAGCACCGCCTCGAGATCCTCAAGCTCGCCAGGAAggatccctcctcctcctcctcctcccacggCGGCAgggccaccgccgtcgccgccgcggccgccatcACCGTCGTCCTGCCGTGGCGCGCCACCAGGCTGCTCTCCGCGGCCGTGCACCGGTCCGCGCGCTCGGCGCTCGCCCGCCTCCGCGCCTCGGTGTCCCACTCCCGCGGCCGGGACCGGGACCGCGCGGCGGCCGTCCTCGCCACGCCGCGCCTGCTGCCTCTACTGCGGCACCGCGGCGGGAGGGTCGCGCACAGCAGCTGGACCAAGATCGCGTCGCCCGTGGCGGTCCGTGGCGGCGGGAAGCTCCCGCTGCCGATGCTGACGCACGTCGTCGGCAAGCCCGTCCTGCTCACCAACAGCTGCGCCGACAAGTGGAGGGGCAACGGCGGCGCGGCGGTCAGAACGGTGCCCGCGCCCTCTGGGTCCATAGCTGCCTGCCTCATGAGCATGGACGTCTGCAGCTGCGACGAAGACGAGGAGGGGGACGGCAGCGGCAGCgacgtggaggtggtggtggacgtCGGCGGCGAGGAGATGCGGTGGGAGTCCATGTTCCAGGATCTGAAGCCCACTTAA